One Panicum virgatum strain AP13 chromosome 9K, P.virgatum_v5, whole genome shotgun sequence genomic region harbors:
- the LOC120647726 gene encoding putative uncharacterized protein WWC2-AS2 — protein MRAALLAAGEEGGAGGEGKERRWHAEKEGSPPERREALAEEARRGAGVRRKRAAAAAAVRRARAGAGGRRGGKPVRHPHPPARSAHAVRRARPRRCRFVCLRPPRSLLGLARTAEGSSPWRGPARLIPVAAEGAAAAMAGLCPRRCSPAAPASRLASKRVRMDGAAEEGPGRRSWRGRSGRRGCAPPWPPLQGGKRRAPPATTGGGAQAAVVSGAHRPLCVSRRPCEREGRGKGRERHDDEGRRRLEELAEGHLHGCGCGGRSGRRW, from the coding sequence ATGCGCGctgccctgctcgccgccggagaggagggaggcgcTGGCGGAGAAGGCAAGGAGAGGCGCTGGCATGCGGAGAAAGAGGGCtcgccgccggagaggagggaggcgcTGGCAGAGGAGGCAAGGAGAGGCGCTGGCGTGCGGAGAaagagggcggcggccgcggccgcggtgaGGCGAGCTCGAGCCGGAGCAgggggccgccgcggcggcaagCCCGTGCGCCACCCACATCCACCCGCCCGCTCGGCCCACGCTGtgcgccgcgcccgcccgcgCAGATGCCGGTTCGTatgcctccggccgccgcgatcGCTCCTCGGCCTGGCACGCACAGCCGAAGGCTCGTCGCCATGGCGGGGCCCTGCTCGCCTCATCCCCGTCGCAGCCGAAGGCGCTgctgcggccatggcggggctCTGCCCGCGAcgatgctcgccggccgcccctgctTCGCGCCTCGCCTCTAAGCGAGTTAGGATGGATGGGGCGGCCGAGGAGGGGCCTGGCCGGAGGAGCTGGCGTGGCAGATCCGGCCGGCGGGGATGCgcaccgccatggccgccgctgcaAGGAGGCAAGaggagggcgccgccggccaccacgggAGGAGGTGCGCAGGCCGCCGTGGTCTCTGGCGCGCACCGGCCGCTGTGCGTCAGCCGTCGCCCGTGcgagagggaagggagagggaagggaagggagcgGCACGACGatgaggggcggcgccggctggaggagctcgccgaggGACACCTGCACGGCTGTGGATGCGGGGGCCGGAGTGGTCGCCGGTGGTGA
- the LOC120647727 gene encoding proline-rich protein HaeIII subfamily 1-like, with protein MDLSSAPPRSSFMPQPPLGHADGGPCIPAAPPPAPRPPYPAALPSRPSSHATLGYPAPWMSCHPEGGALHGHHRRRALVGEPRSGPGPGPAPAGPHSAAPAGEPATPSPEPAPFPILKVEDGHGHGRRRWEQERREKGEV; from the coding sequence ATGGACCtcagctccgcgccgccccggtccTCGTTCATGCCCCAACCGCCGCTTGGCCACGCCGACGGCGGACCCTGCAtccccgccgcccctccaccggcccCACGCCCTCCCTACCCAGCCGCGCTGCCGTCAAGACCGTCGTCCCACGCGACCCTCGGCTACCCCGCTCCCTGGATGTCGTGCCACCCCGAGGGCGGCGCCCtccatggccaccaccgccggcgcgcccTGGTGGGCGAGCCCCGCTCCGGTCCTGGTCCCGGTCCAGCCCCCGCGggcccgcacagcgccgccccggccggcgagccggcgacccCCTCGCCCGAGCCTGCCCCCTTCCCCATTCTCAAGGTTGAAGacggccatggccatgggcgGCGACGTTGGgagcaagagaggagggagaagggagaggtgtgA